The DNA region ttcaaattttagtttgcatattttattactaaattaaatattaatgtttgttttcttAGGTGCtgccataatatttaaataatcattttaattaataaaaaaatgttgtttattacataataataataatttcgatGTGTCTGAAAAGGAAATTCATTCCTAAACTGacctaattaaatatgttttatataaccgtgataaaaaaaaattgtgcacAAAAACTCGAAAATTGGAAagtttgttcaatatttttaaatgaatatcgTTTCTCTAGTTTTTCTAAAAGTATACATTTACATACTGCTAAACAAGATTTAATCTATATTCATGATCAACTATGTTAACTTATTGACTGGACAAATGACggtataatgtaaataattacacgtttatttatatatcaaaatgtaaattaaaatggtcCCAGAAGTAGACTTAAAAGGCacatatgacattttttttgttttactcgTATTATTAACATGCATAACATGACTGGTTGTGATTTTATTACGACAGATAGTCAAAAAGGTCGGAGgattacaaacatttaaacaGTATTTGTAACTAAcgattatcaaaataatatatgtaattttgtaattaaagcatgattttgtattttacgtttttgcataattaaaaataataaaagagtttAAACACAGAATTTTTGAATAGTTTCGTTAAATTACCTCTATTATAATGACAATCAATATAAACATGTATCTTACTACCCCTGATTACTTTCAGAGTCAATCCAACCCTCgccaaaatctaaatttagagcaaacaaatatttccatcaattgaaaattacaaaaacatcgttatgtttaataattccaATGCATACGACATTACATGCtcaaaaaccaattaaaattaaacggaAAATGTGAAATGGAATTTCCTGTTACACAACAGAAAACATATTTACCAACATGTATCGTATCTGTCGTCAGATTTTAATGCAATGAAAATTGACTTGACTCtcttaattttcatttcagtTTAATCTAAAACacgaataatttgtattttatatttgtcctGGAAGCTCTGTGTACACACTTTAAAAAGGATGtcggaaatataaatttaacgtaGGCGTCGACTGCtttttctttgttatttttatccaCGTGTAAGTCTTCATGTAATATAACTACTTTTTCATATGAAACCTTTACGAAAATTCTGGATGTGGCCCACAAATAATTCGAGCATATTATTTTCACACTTGTTTCATGTTTTTTacacgaatatttttatttttatggccCACCTTTAAACTTTAGGACAAATTGTTTCAAGTAGAATATTTCCGTTGTTGAAATGACggtattaataatgattattaaagagTAACAGtcgcaataaaatttaattatttactgacTAAAAACTAGACTAAAACTTagctcaataaaaaaaatgcagTGGTGAAATTTAGGCACAATGTATtgagaaattaaataactcgACTGCATTATCCTGAACGTATAAACAGGTTATAGTCAGGGACGTTGTGCAGCATTAGTAATCCGACTGAAGCTGATGCTGTTTTGACGGTGTGTACTAAGTCCAtttccatatttataattgactgTCAACCTACACAATTTCACCACAGACAATGTCGCAAGGGACGGAATAAGTAATGCCATTGCCGTTTGATTCTGAATGGCAATTGTGATCGAtttgtatgtaattaattgtgaatgacctaaatgtaatttgtaacTACTTCACACAGTCAATAACTTGGGGTGTTTTCAATCAACCTTCGAATTAATGATAAACAGAAATCTTAAgatcttttataataaaagtgattgattataaataaaaccaataatttCGTGAATCAAATGCAATCATCCGTGAATAAAGAATACTTATTTGACACATTCTACAGCggttcaaaatgaaatttgatcCGATTTACCTTTGAAGTTGAATAACTATATTGTCACTTTGAACCTTTTCCTTCTTATTCCTTTGTGCCGTAATTACGATTACCGAAGCGAGAAATTCTTGAGACgtttttggtaattaaatgaaacttaTGAATATGCATTACGCATGTCCAAAGATTAATTATGGACCAAATGCAAACATAATTTCGACGGTGTTTTCCACATTTTCTTCGACCTTCTGTGCAAAAGTTAATCTTCATAATTGAACAATACATACATGAAACTCTTGTCATTATTCAATGTCAGTGtgctttatatttttccaatatttgcGCACAAATTCCAATCTATTTTGCATTCTGCCACTGACGACGCGACCTTTCAATTCTGTCgcatcattttaaaatgacaaaaaaaataataacatactaCCAAAAACCGCAACacaatttttcattctctcttaaattaataaaagctcCAATATACTATGatgaattgtttattgtacTCTGacgtttaaatacaaattacaaaataaactcCGTTATAATTTCGACAAAATGTGCAATCGAATTTCGATAACCTGAACCATGATATAccagaaaaaatgaaattttatcaagtaaaaattactcaTGATTATTAATAGTTGTGCATTTTCAAGggtgaaaattatgttatacacaattttaatcttagttaaatcaaaattactgaAGATTTAAGATTAAgagctatttaaaaataattcaaccaATTCATCGTGATGCTATACCTATCACAGGTaccaaaataaagaatttaaatagacTGCATAacaacaaatgtttaatttagcCTCTAAAGCAAAGACAATCGCCATGGAAGGATGCAAGAATGCCAACTACAATATCTTGGAGAAATTAGGCTCGGGTTCGTACGGAACCGTTTATAAAGCGACAAATACGAACGGAGAGCTAGTGGCACTCAAAAATGTAACCATCGAAGTTGAGGACAATGGAATTCCGACTACTGCTCTAAGGGAAATTGctcttttaaaaaaactgaGCATCTTTAACCATGACAACATCATTAAATTCATCGACGTCGCCTTTGGCCAAGTGTGTAATAGAAAAATAGAACTCTACATGGTCATGGAATACTGCTCGGGTGATTTAACCTCGTTGATGAGAGCACATCCGTCGGGACTGCGGGAGCTAGAAATTAGAGTTATCGTCAGGGAAATTCTACGAGGGTTAAATGTCCTGCACACCAACAGGATAATTCACAGAGACCTGAAGCCCCAGAATATTTTGGTGTCAACGACGGGCCAAATTAAGATTTCTGACTTCGGACTAGCCGCGATTTACGATCATTCGATGTCCTTGAGTCACCACGTCGTGTCCCTCTGGTACCGTGCACCGGAGGTTCTGTTGAATCGCACGTACGATTCGAAAATAGACATTTGGTCGGTTGGGTGCATAATTCCCGAATTGTTTAGTTACAAACCCTTATTTAATGGTTCGACGGAGGAGGAGCAAatcaatttgatattaaaaaaatgtctgcATGCGGGATCGTCATctttaacatttatagacgTTAAAGATTTAAACATACCTATGGATGCAATATTCcttgcaattaatttattgatgatgTCGGCTGAATTGAGGATTTCAGCCGAGCAAGCTCTACAATTCagctttgtaaaattttaatatcatagaATTCGTCTGAAATCACGAATtggaaatgtaaaattattgaaaaatatgaaaacctacaataaaaattgaaaataattttttgtgttttggtTTAATCTCAACATCTTTATGTAGAGATATTGCATTACTAACAAATATgcaataaactatttatgttAAACTTGTTTAGaacataaatcattttaattgtagttagtcagaaattgataaattgatattgagcaattaataattaaccaaattcttcgaatatgttaattaaattaatttgttcatatTCTGCgttgcaattataaaataaaataatttttaattggtaatCTGCATGATTGATGGTGATGATTGTAAAAATTCATcctgtaaacaaatttttagagaTCGTCGTTCGTTATCGTTCGTTCTTTTTGTGTCAGCTCTTCAATAACTCTATTGTGAAATTGTTTCGAGTTTGTTCAATCGGTGCATTTCTTTAGTgtcgacaattttttataggttGACACAAATGTTTTGTGTAGCCCTGAATAACAACAATACCATTCATACAGCGTTAAGGAATTAAATGGGTTTTATTGAACACTCGAAATTGTTTGTGAAAgtgcataaaaatttatcacttGTGCAaatttccttaattaaaaaagtctaGACTAACTTATCAGTTACCAGATTATTACTTAACATAgctattattaacttttgatataaaagTTCAAAATTAGTCTCATATCAAATGGTGTTTTAGCCTGATTGACATTACTTAatcaattatgtattatgtaataCATAATTGTGCTATAACCAAATATCaaaaaacgaaatttaatttaattagaaattgtttGTGACAATTATCTGAGGCCTACAGAAACATAAAAGAGGCACTTtccttttttttcttcatcgAAATTCTATTGGAATTTATCGAATTAATAGCCTTTTTATGTGGTCACGGAGAGCAATCAACGGTTTTATTGTAGCTTTTCGAATCGTTTCATTTGCATCAAATTTACAGCAGCTACAGAGGGTGAAGAACGACGAATTTATACATTGTTTaagtaagtaatataaatttaatcacaccaaaaacaaatttaaaactgaacaTGTTCGATTTAACATGAAGGCATAAAAAGGTTGAATCATcacaaaaattactataaaactGCAATATAGTTGTACCCTCAAGTTTTCATTGTctacaaatttaaagtataggTAAGACGTAATAAACTGTTGCAATTTGTTCGAAACTATTTCAAGAGGATTTACTACTTTTTATTCGCTCCTGAGAATTTAATTTGGTATCAATGGAATACGTGTTAGAAAATTGGCATTTTTATGCGAATCCGGCGTCCTGGAGTGTGCAAATCAACTCGAATATCCGGAAAAGTGATATTTCCAATTCAAAAGGAATATAAACAGACGTCGTGTTTGCATACCTTTCGTACACCTTCAATTTACTTCAAAAGTGGAGAATTGCTTGGGCAAAGCGTATTTTCACGAAATCATGTTtctatgataataataaaaaaagttggaAACTTAATAATCATAGTTTTGTacgctaattaaaattattttacaaggtAATTACGTCTGATACTGTAATTTATAGCTTTGTTTATCATAAAGAAGgtcataaataatcaataaacttAACTTTTGATTAATGCAAAAACATACACACAAAGTGGTTCTTTTGTCTGTATACAACGAAGTTAACATATAAttggattaattattttatcttgtgGCCGTCCATTTACATTGATAAGTTATTATTTGGAATATCTAGAACAACATTACGTGGTACatgcaaaataatattaacttaaattattgcaaGATTCCCAATTAATTCCATTTAATGGTGTTTAATAAGCAAATTTTAGCACTTCAATATGAaactaagtaaaataaaacagataaTAATGACACAAAGCGTTATCTGTGATATTACAAaacaagtttaataataaagttggtAAATCTCCAACAAATCTCATTAAAACCTTTGCAATTGATTTTTCCCTGAACGATTAACAAGCACAAGTGTAATTGCGAACTTTgaactgttgttaaaatgttattataataattacatgtatgtacatgttattaaatttttacataatattatgtatgttcttaaatgttttaattctcTTTGGTTATGCATTAGATTtgttatagtaatttaattgttttttgctAATGTGTGAAACTGGTTagttcataaatttttttgataacataaattaaccaaactattagttaatttgacaaaaatgcAATTTCGCATAAAAtagtgattcatttataaaccaaCCAAGGATATTATTCACTGTTCCACGAAATTTGCCCACcacactaataataattgattattattattattattattatttaaaaacgggCAAACTATAcactctttgtatatttattaaaaacactttttatttataattgttacaaaaattttgtaaattcaaaaattaataaaatttgatgtttataaaaaatgaaaatttgaacttaatatggaGTATTTCCACCTTTACTGCGAATGACAGCCTCATatcttctgttcatactcGAAATCTGggttcgaatttcattttCGTCCAAATTCACCCAAATTTCAAGTAGAAGACCGGTAGATTGGTCCTTCAAACTCTCCCAAGAATTTCCGAGACCTGTTCTATTAGATAATGTCTGGACTGCGTGTTGCCCAACATCATCAAGATAATTTCAAACAACATGGTCTGTATGCGGTTGTAAACAGAACTCGTTTCCAGTTGGCTTCTACCCAATTGACGTGCTCTCCAGCAAAATTTAGCCAGGCTCTACAACGATCCACGGTTATGGTCGGTCCTCGAGCAGGAACACGGGGttgcaaattatttttcctaAATAGTTGTCGAATAGTTTCAATACTTATTCGAACCCACTCTAAGTCTCAAACAACGATCTTGATCAGGAGTTGTAGCACGATTTTTACCCTGACCTGGTCTACCAGTCTCCATATACCGTTCTAACATACGGGAAATGGACGTATGGGGTACGGATTCGGCTATTCTGCGGTACCTCCAACCTTCTTCCActgaaaataatagtttaatctGTTGTACCAATTTACCAgagtatatttcaaataacaaaaaaattaaaagtgtttacacactttttaaaagtCATGTATGAGTGTTTCAgagttaatacaaataatgtaCTGTTTACTAGAAACATTTACACACAAAATTAGGTGGTGCATTAACAGTGCagttgaaataattaactaatctaaaatagtcatttttaatatatcaaaaacacgTTGGTTAATGTAAAGAGCAATTTTAGACATTACAAAATAACGACCAATACTCTAGCTAGCTTGAAACTCctaaagtataattattttgttaattggattaccataaattattaaatattattattaaataaaaaaatatgcttcTTATTACCCTTATAGTAGCTAAATTATTTCGCTATTTTAGATTTCCTAATTATTCCAATTATATTAGGTGAGATTCTTACCTAGTTTATAAAGTGACTAAAATAGCTAACAGTCTGATAAGTTTATAAACGACTCAGTTTACACTGTAACACCAACACTTACAAAATTCTATAGGTCGATTTTTCACACAAAATGTGATGTTCTGCATGTATATTAATGTATGGTATGTAGTACATTATACATtactctttaaaattaaattcactgTATAtatgctttaataattaatttttagttacttACATGAAATTAAAGGTAATGTGGAAATTGaactaatctaaatattctattgctacaaggatttaatttaaattacattgaaatttaactgaaactttaattttaacacgAATTCTTAGTATTTGCATTTCATACACAGTTCCTTTTCAAGATCTATCAATTCTCTATTTACATTCATACATTAAAGTGTAATTAATGATtcagaaactaaataaataaattttgatcaataataagaaaatcgGGTAGTTAACGTCGATAACTGTATAATTGTCAAGGACCCCCTCAGCAAGGCATCGATTAATTCAGTGTCTACGTGtgccaaattaatttgtgtttctATAATTGTACAAATATCTTGTATGTCCGATCCGAATGGAACTCATTACTATGAACAATTTCTGGAGTAGAGCTTCATTAAACTTCTCAAACAGTACtcgaaattatatttgaaaactattttaacttaaaacttacgcccttttgaatgaatttataatttaggatATATCCTTTCCGTTTTCGTACAGCTTTTCCCCATTGACTGGCTCTAAGTGTTCGAGAGTGcacttaaataaaagtaaacccTAACGAAAATTCAATTAGACCATCGAAGGCGAACAATATCGTCATTTTTGTCTACGAAAACTTTTACTGAAACCTTAATAAAACGTTTAAAGTTTGGTTGAATTAATCATACTTAATTTGTCAAGTAAGCTAGATTTTtttggatttaaaataaagctcTTACACAAACACAACTAATGGAGTTTACTGCttcgtttaaaaaataagataagagttaaaaattgttctgaatTGAATATGGtttcatattcttttttgCTTACCTACTTTGAATTATGATGGACATTCCAATAAATACTGCACTACAgtttactgaaattaaattttacaaaaaaaaaaaatctttataaactgGTTTAGTTATAAAccataaatatagaattttaagtGCTGATAAAAATTCGcaagaaaaatgatttttgttttgttaaccAAAATGCT from Aethina tumida isolate Nest 87 chromosome 1, icAetTumi1.1, whole genome shotgun sequence includes:
- the LOC109601734 gene encoding cyclin-dependent kinase 4; the encoded protein is MEGCKNANYNILEKLGSGSYGTVYKATNTNGELVALKNVTIEVEDNGIPTTALREIALLKKLSIFNHDNIIKFIDVAFGQVCNRKIELYMVMEYCSGDLTSLMRAHPSGLRELEIRVIVREILRGLNVLHTNRIIHRDLKPQNILVSTTGQIKISDFGLAAIYDHSMSLSHHVVSLWYRAPEVLLNRTYDSKIDIWSVGCIIPELFSYKPLFNGSTEEEQINLILKKCLHAGSSSLTFIDVKDLNIPMDAIFLAINLLMMSAELRISAEQALQFSFVKF